The proteins below are encoded in one region of Hordeum vulgare subsp. vulgare chromosome 3H, MorexV3_pseudomolecules_assembly, whole genome shotgun sequence:
- the LOC123443933 gene encoding uncharacterized protein LOC123443933 isoform X2, whose protein sequence is MARVSGAFTLALPRRLRWRLSDAHRACTRSSIFRMCSSTRWPWDVQGKDWMLEEGGVDLALLQLGTHHPWSFLLSVSSYRICRRRQQGPKGRGESPRSTSPSVCAPSLTVPVRRSLDFFGQSLQPSFWMSMKTTL, encoded by the exons atggctagggtttcgggcgccTTCACACTGGCGTTGCCCCGGCGCCTCCGATGGCGCCTCTCCGACGCCCACCGCGCCTGCACACGCAGCTCCATCTTCAGAATGTGCTCCTCCACCCGATGGCCATGGG ATGTGCAGGGCAAGGATTGGATGCTTGAGGAAGGAGGGGTCGACCTTGCCTTGCTGCAGCTCGGGACACATCACCCATGGAGCTTCCTCCTTTCTGTCTCTAG TTACAGGAtatgccgccgccgccagcaagGTCCCAAGGGTCGCGGTGAGTCTCCCCGGTCGACGTCGCCGTCCGTCTGTGCTCCGAGCTTGACGGTTCCAGTGAG GAGAAGTTTGGATTTTTTTGGACAGTCATTGCAACCATCTTTCTGgatgagtatgaaaacaacactaTGA
- the LOC123443933 gene encoding uncharacterized protein LOC123443933 isoform X1, whose amino-acid sequence MARVSGAFTLALPRRLRWRLSDAHRACTRSSIFRMCSSTRWPWDVQGKDWMLEEGGVDLALLQLGTHHPWSFLLSVSSYRICRRRQQGPKGRGESPRSTSPSVCAPSLTVPVSHGCSRFRKKMIKGRRYGCFFAVFDEHRPTRFSTHMFHGMSLLLLWHPTLVDVT is encoded by the exons atggctagggtttcgggcgccTTCACACTGGCGTTGCCCCGGCGCCTCCGATGGCGCCTCTCCGACGCCCACCGCGCCTGCACACGCAGCTCCATCTTCAGAATGTGCTCCTCCACCCGATGGCCATGGG ATGTGCAGGGCAAGGATTGGATGCTTGAGGAAGGAGGGGTCGACCTTGCCTTGCTGCAGCTCGGGACACATCACCCATGGAGCTTCCTCCTTTCTGTCTCTAG TTACAGGAtatgccgccgccgccagcaagGTCCCAAGGGTCGCGGTGAGTCTCCCCGGTCGACGTCGCCGTCCGTCTGTGCTCCGAGCTTGACGGTTCCAGTGAG TCATGGTTGTTCGAGATTCCGCAAGAAGATGATCAAGGGTCGGCGGTACGGCTGCTTCTTCGCCGTCTTCGATGAGCACCGTCCAACACGATTTTCCACTCACATGTTCCATGGAATGTCACTGCTTTTATTATGGCATCCAACACTTGTAGATGTGACTTAA
- the LOC123443932 gene encoding uncharacterized protein LOC123443932, translated as MAAAAAPDAGEWSAAARLRLVWRVVRAAELLALAVVLSRSFPRLPYAASAASSALRLAASLLLHPRSIFVIANAIVFLLYVFSRRDPSSSSSASNQDAQDQYFLSFTAITEAPAMASEMDAVFEDKEAVHVTVHAPRRSRSEKIGGGKPGGRRTAGSPDMRRSDSENGRRRRSTSSAGPEEWDAEDEKEEFRRAVEAFIAKQQTRFHREESFVLVAGAGDDGQAITVAMSPVK; from the coding sequence atggccgccgccgccgcccccgatgcCGGAGAGTGGTCCGCCGCTGCGCGGCTCCGCCTCGTCTGGCGCGTCGTGCGGGCGGCGGAGCTCCTAGCCCTGGCCGTCGTCCTCTCCCGATCCTTCCCCCGCCTCCCTTACGCCGCGTCTGCGGCCTCCTCTGCTCTCCGCCTCGCCGCCTCACTCCTCCTCCACCCGCGCTCCATCTTCGTCATCGCCAACGCCATCGTGTTCCTCCTCTACGTCTTCTCGCGCCGCGACCCGTCGTCCTCTTCCTCTGCCTCCAACCAGGACGCCCAGGACCAGTACTTCCTTTCCTTCACGGCGATCACCGAGGCGCCGGCTATGGCGTCAGAGATGGACGCGGTGTTCGAGGACAAGGAGGCGGTGCACGTGACGGTGCACGCCCCGCGGCGGAGCAGGTCGGAGAAAATCGGCGGCGGAAAGCCGGGCGGGCGGAGGACGGCGGGATCGCCGGATATGCGTCGGTCCGATTCGGAGAACGGACGGAGGCGGCGGTCGACGTCGTCGGCTGGCCCGGAGGAATGGGAcgcggaggacgagaaggaggagtttCGGAGGGCAGTCGAGGCGTTCATCGCCAAGCAGCAGACGCGGTTTCACCGCGAGGAGTCCTTTGTCTTGgtcgccggcgccggagacgatgGTCAGGCGATCACCGTAGCTATGTCCCCTGTGAAGTGA